A portion of the Tamandua tetradactyla isolate mTamTet1 chromosome 16, mTamTet1.pri, whole genome shotgun sequence genome contains these proteins:
- the SIAH1 gene encoding E3 ubiquitin-protein ligase SIAH1 isoform X2, translating into MSRQTATALPTGTSKCTPSQRVPALTGTTASNNDLASLFECPVCFDYVLPPILQCQSGHLVCSNCRPKLTCCPTCRGPLGSIRNLAMEKVANSVLFPCKYASSGCEITLPHTEKADHEELCEFRPYSCPCPGASCKWQGSLDAVMPHLMHQHKSITTLQGEDIVFLATDINLPGAVDWVMMQSCFGFHFMLVLEKQEKYDGHQQFFAIVQLIGTRKQAENFAYRLELNGHRRRLTWEATPRSIHEGIATAIMNSDCLVFDTSIAQLFAENGNLGINVTISMC; encoded by the coding sequence atgagCCGTCAGACTGCTACAGCATTACCTACTGGTACTTCAAAGTGTACGCCATCCCAGAGAGTGCCTGCCCTGACTGGCACAACTGCATCCAACAATGACTTGGCGAGTCTTTTTGAGTGCCCGGTCTGCTTTGACTATGTGTTACCACCCATTCTTCAATGTCAGAGTGGCCATCTTGTTTGTAGCAACTGTCGCCCAAAGCTCACATGTTGTCCAACTTGCCGTGGCCCGTTGGGATCCATTCGCAACCTGGCTATGGAGAAAGTGGCCAATTCAGTACTTTTCCCTTGTAAATATGCCTCTTCAGGGTGTGAAATAACTCTGCCACACACAGAAAAAGCAGACCACGAAGAGCTCTGTGAGTTTAGGCCTTATTCCTGTCCATGCCCTGGTGCTTCCTGTAAATGGCAAGGCTCTTTGGATGCTGTAATGCCCCATCTGATGCATCAGCACAAGTCCATTACAACCCTACAGGGAGAGGATATAGTTTTCCTTGCTACAGACATTAATCTTCCTGGTGCTGTTGACTGGGTGATGATGCAGTCCTGTTTTGGCTTTCACTTCATGTTAGTATTGGAGAAACAGGAGAAATATGATGGTCACCAGCAGTTCTTCGCAATTGTACAGCTGATAGGAACACGCAAGCAAGCTGAAAATTTTGCTTATAGACTTGAGCTAAATGGTCATAGGCGGCGATTGACTTGGGAAGCGACTCCTCGATCTATTCATGAGGGAATTGCAACAGCCATTATGAATAGTGACTGCCTAGTCTTTGACACCAGCATTGCACAGCTTTTTGCAGAAAATGGCAATTTAGGCATCAATGTAACTATTTCCATGTGTTGA